The Exiguobacterium mexicanum genome includes a window with the following:
- the arcD gene encoding arginine-ornithine antiporter, whose protein sequence is MSTKIAHDSSGTAGVQPEKKDRRLGLGALTALVVGSMIGGGAFNLAADLAQGANAGAILIGWVITGIGIIALGLSFQNLTMRRPDLDGGVYSYARAGFGQFMGFNSAWGYWLSAWLGNVAYATLLFSSVGYFFPIFEGGQNIASIIGASIMLWLVHSLILRGIHEASMINIITTIAKLVPIFAFITITLFFFNLDNFTFDFWGQGGFSWGSVRDQVVSTMLVTLWVFIGVEGAVVLSGRARKRSDVGKATVIGLLGTLIIYLLISVMSLGLMNPENVANASQPAMAYLLESAVGPWGAMLINGGLVISVLGAWLGWTLLAAEIPFVAGKDGVFPKWFTKENKNSAPANALWLTNGLIQLFLFTFLFSDAAYNFAFSLASSAILIPYVFSAFYQVKVAKNGIGYNAGERRTRDLIIGAVASIYGIWLIYAAGIDYLLLTTLLYAPGTLLYIKAQRENGIKTLTKTEWIVAGVLTALAILAVVRIVSGNISVF, encoded by the coding sequence ATGTCTACGAAAATAGCGCATGACTCAAGTGGAACGGCTGGCGTACAACCGGAGAAAAAGGATCGACGATTAGGGCTCGGGGCGTTGACGGCACTCGTCGTCGGTTCGATGATTGGCGGGGGAGCCTTCAACTTGGCGGCCGATTTGGCCCAAGGTGCGAACGCGGGGGCGATTTTGATTGGGTGGGTCATCACCGGAATCGGGATTATCGCACTCGGTCTCAGTTTTCAAAATTTGACGATGCGTCGTCCAGACCTCGACGGAGGGGTGTACAGTTACGCCCGGGCCGGCTTCGGTCAGTTCATGGGGTTCAACTCGGCGTGGGGCTACTGGCTCTCCGCATGGCTTGGTAACGTCGCCTATGCGACGCTCCTGTTCAGTTCGGTCGGTTATTTCTTCCCAATCTTTGAAGGCGGTCAAAACATCGCCTCCATCATCGGCGCCTCGATTATGCTGTGGCTCGTTCATTCGCTCATTTTACGAGGCATTCATGAAGCATCCATGATCAACATCATCACGACGATCGCGAAACTCGTACCGATTTTTGCTTTTATCACCATCACCTTATTCTTCTTCAACCTCGATAATTTCACGTTCGATTTCTGGGGCCAGGGTGGTTTCTCATGGGGTAGTGTGAGAGACCAGGTCGTCTCGACGATGCTCGTCACACTATGGGTGTTCATCGGGGTCGAAGGGGCGGTCGTCTTATCCGGACGGGCCCGCAAGCGCTCGGACGTCGGGAAAGCGACGGTCATAGGATTGCTCGGGACGCTCATCATCTATCTGCTCATCTCGGTCATGTCGCTCGGTCTCATGAATCCAGAGAACGTGGCGAACGCCTCGCAACCGGCGATGGCGTACTTGCTCGAGTCGGCGGTCGGACCGTGGGGCGCGATGCTCATCAACGGCGGTCTCGTCATCTCGGTCCTCGGGGCGTGGCTCGGGTGGACGTTACTTGCCGCCGAGATTCCATTCGTGGCCGGGAAAGACGGCGTGTTCCCGAAATGGTTCACGAAAGAGAATAAAAACAGCGCGCCGGCCAACGCACTCTGGCTCACGAACGGATTGATCCAGCTGTTCCTCTTCACGTTCCTGTTCTCGGATGCGGCGTATAATTTCGCTTTCTCGCTCGCTTCGAGCGCCATCTTGATCCCGTACGTCTTCTCGGCCTTCTATCAAGTCAAAGTCGCGAAGAACGGCATCGGCTATAACGCCGGTGAACGCCGGACCCGCGACCTCATCATCGGAGCCGTCGCCTCGATTTACGGGATTTGGCTCATCTATGCGGCTGGAATCGACTATCTGCTCTTGACGACCTTACTGTACGCACCAGGTACGTTGCTCTATATCAAGGCGCAACGTGAGAACGGCATCAAGACGTTGACGAAGACGGAATGGATCGTGGCCGGGGTCTTGACCGCGCTCGCCATCTTGGCCGTCGTGCGCATCGTCTCAGGAAATATCTCAGTCTTTTGA
- the arcC gene encoding carbamate kinase — protein MRNKRVVIALGGNAIQQGKDATAEAQIRAVEATAESLAALVAEGIEVIITHGNGPQVGNLMLQQAASDSPATPALPLDVCGAMTQGMIGYWFENALTKALRSRGLERSVAPIVTRSVVDPNDSAFSHPTKPIGPFYDEAEAQQLERTTGYVFKEDAGRGYRRVVPSPFPVAILEHAVIRDLVAHEHIVVASGGGGIPVIDTADGYVGVEAVIDKDFAAAKLADLVDADMLLILTAVEHVFVDFGTPSARALEETTKEQLETYIAEGQFAPGSMLPKVRAALQFAESGHDRVAVITSLEQALAAVRGEVGTRVRLAATLQQ, from the coding sequence ATGCGGAATAAACGAGTAGTCATCGCACTAGGTGGAAATGCGATTCAACAAGGAAAAGATGCGACGGCCGAGGCTCAAATTCGAGCCGTCGAGGCGACGGCTGAATCTCTGGCCGCGCTTGTCGCCGAAGGGATTGAGGTCATCATCACCCACGGGAACGGGCCGCAAGTCGGGAATTTGATGTTGCAACAGGCTGCGTCAGATAGTCCGGCGACGCCGGCCTTGCCACTCGACGTTTGCGGGGCGATGACACAAGGGATGATTGGCTATTGGTTCGAGAATGCCCTCACGAAAGCTCTGAGATCGCGCGGTTTGGAACGTTCGGTCGCACCGATCGTCACGCGGTCGGTCGTCGACCCGAACGATAGTGCTTTCAGTCACCCGACGAAGCCGATTGGTCCCTTCTACGACGAGGCGGAAGCGCAGCAGCTTGAACGGACGACCGGTTATGTGTTCAAAGAAGACGCCGGTCGCGGCTATCGCCGCGTCGTCCCGAGCCCGTTTCCGGTGGCGATTCTCGAACACGCGGTCATCCGTGACCTCGTCGCCCATGAGCACATCGTCGTCGCCTCTGGCGGCGGGGGGATTCCTGTCATCGATACAGCCGATGGCTATGTCGGCGTCGAGGCGGTCATCGATAAAGATTTTGCCGCTGCGAAACTCGCCGATCTCGTCGACGCCGACATGCTCCTCATCTTGACGGCCGTCGAGCACGTGTTCGTCGATTTCGGGACACCGTCGGCCCGGGCGCTCGAGGAGACGACGAAAGAACAACTCGAGACGTATATCGCCGAGGGCCAGTTCGCACCGGGCAGCATGTTGCCGAAAGTTCGGGCCGCCCTTCAATTCGCCGAATCAGGACACGACCGGGTTGCCGTCATCACGTCGCTCGAACAAGCCCTTGCGGCGGTCCGAGGTGAGGTCGGGACGCGCGTCCGACTCGCCGCGACGCTCCAACAATAA
- a CDS encoding glycoside hydrolase family 31 protein: MRLFEEENVYTQQMKPQADDRAIVQGSCYRFTVLTSQLIRMEYAEDGVFEDRPTQVVFNRAFVVPEFRVIEDETELQIITEHVHLYYTKGPFAPNTLYVDVKGNFSTYYSRYTFNGPERTLKGTARTLDHVDGATELGEGIASKQGYAVIDDSDSFIMTEDRFVEPRRKHIHDLYYFGYGHEYKRALRDFYQLTGPTPLLPRKALGNWWSRYWRYDETEYKELMRRFKTEDIPFSVSVIDMDWHVTDVPEEYGSGWTGYSWNKNLFPDPKGFLTWLKQEGLLVTLNLHPADGVRAFEDQYVAMAEAMGIDPSQGDRIPFDFSDKRFIQAYFEQMHHPHEDDGVDFWWIDWQQGSTSKMEGLDPLWMLNHYHAADIARDGDRPIIFSRYSGPGSHRYPVGFSGDTLISWASLAFQPYFTATASNIGYGWWSHDIGGHYRGSKDDELAARWVAFGVFSPIMRLHSTFSTFNGKEPWRFGLEAERSMKTFLRLRHQLIPYIYTMNWRNHAGALPLILPMYYEHPDEDAAYEVPNEYYFGSELIVSPIVEPMNKQLHVAATNVWLPKGDWFDFFTGHRYAGEKSVRVFRGLDEQAVFAKAGAIIPMARHYSGRNDTDNPFELEVLVFPGASNTFTLYEDNGSDRDYETGAYAETTFTLDWEERKLHIHVTGDRTVLPSDRNVTLLLRGVTGSGEYNRETQTLRLELGPIDEEMTVSLPVELTANDHRLDRLYRFLDRAEISYDLKDKLYRSAAAKTRLEAWLFDLHALELDRDLQDAIMELMLD, translated from the coding sequence ATGCGTCTATTTGAAGAGGAGAACGTCTATACGCAACAAATGAAACCGCAGGCAGATGATCGAGCGATCGTCCAAGGGAGCTGCTATCGCTTCACGGTACTGACGAGCCAACTGATTCGGATGGAGTATGCCGAGGATGGGGTGTTCGAAGACCGGCCGACCCAAGTCGTCTTTAACCGGGCGTTCGTAGTCCCAGAGTTTCGCGTGATTGAGGATGAGACGGAATTGCAAATCATCACGGAGCACGTCCACCTCTACTACACGAAAGGGCCGTTCGCGCCGAACACGCTTTACGTCGACGTGAAAGGGAACTTCAGTACGTATTATAGCCGCTATACGTTTAACGGACCGGAGCGGACGTTGAAAGGGACGGCGCGAACGCTCGACCACGTCGACGGGGCGACCGAACTCGGTGAAGGCATCGCCTCGAAACAAGGGTATGCCGTCATCGATGACTCTGATTCGTTCATCATGACCGAGGACCGTTTCGTCGAACCGCGGCGTAAACATATCCATGACTTGTATTACTTCGGGTATGGGCATGAGTATAAGCGTGCACTCCGTGACTTCTATCAATTGACCGGCCCGACGCCGCTGTTGCCACGAAAAGCGCTCGGCAACTGGTGGAGCCGCTATTGGCGCTACGACGAGACGGAATATAAAGAACTCATGCGTCGGTTTAAGACAGAGGACATCCCGTTCTCGGTCAGCGTCATCGACATGGATTGGCACGTCACCGACGTCCCCGAAGAATACGGGAGCGGATGGACGGGCTACTCATGGAATAAGAACTTGTTCCCGGACCCGAAAGGATTCTTGACGTGGCTCAAGCAAGAAGGGTTGCTCGTCACGTTGAACTTGCATCCGGCGGATGGCGTGCGTGCGTTCGAAGACCAATATGTGGCGATGGCCGAGGCGATGGGCATCGATCCGTCCCAAGGCGACCGCATCCCGTTCGACTTTTCCGATAAACGCTTCATTCAAGCCTATTTCGAGCAGATGCATCATCCGCATGAAGACGACGGCGTCGATTTCTGGTGGATCGACTGGCAACAAGGCTCGACGTCGAAAATGGAAGGGCTCGACCCGCTCTGGATGCTGAACCACTATCATGCGGCCGACATCGCCCGGGATGGTGATCGACCAATCATCTTCTCCCGTTATTCGGGCCCGGGCAGTCACCGCTATCCGGTCGGTTTCTCGGGAGACACGTTGATTTCGTGGGCGTCGCTCGCGTTCCAGCCGTACTTTACGGCGACGGCTTCCAATATCGGCTATGGTTGGTGGAGTCACGATATCGGTGGGCATTACCGAGGTTCAAAAGACGATGAGCTCGCCGCACGTTGGGTCGCGTTCGGTGTGTTCAGTCCGATTATGCGCCTGCACTCGACGTTCAGTACGTTCAACGGGAAGGAGCCGTGGCGCTTCGGTCTCGAGGCGGAGCGGTCGATGAAGACGTTCTTGCGTCTGCGCCATCAATTGATCCCGTACATCTATACGATGAACTGGCGGAACCACGCGGGTGCCTTGCCGCTCATCTTACCGATGTATTATGAACATCCGGATGAGGACGCGGCGTATGAAGTACCGAACGAATACTACTTCGGCAGTGAGCTCATCGTCTCTCCGATCGTCGAGCCGATGAATAAACAGCTCCACGTCGCAGCGACGAACGTCTGGTTACCAAAAGGTGACTGGTTCGATTTCTTTACCGGTCATCGCTATGCGGGAGAGAAGTCGGTTCGGGTGTTCCGGGGACTTGACGAACAAGCAGTGTTCGCGAAAGCAGGGGCCATCATCCCGATGGCACGGCATTACTCGGGCCGTAACGATACGGATAACCCGTTCGAATTGGAAGTTCTTGTCTTCCCGGGCGCGTCGAATACGTTCACGCTCTATGAAGACAACGGGTCGGACCGTGACTATGAGACGGGTGCTTACGCTGAGACGACGTTCACGCTTGATTGGGAGGAACGGAAACTCCACATTCACGTTACAGGTGACCGGACCGTCTTGCCGTCTGACCGTAACGTCACGTTACTCCTCCGAGGTGTGACCGGTTCTGGTGAATACAATCGAGAGACCCAGACACTGCGCCTCGAACTCGGTCCGATTGATGAAGAGATGACGGTGTCGCTCCCGGTCGAACTGACGGCAAACGATCACCGGCTCGATCGTTTGTATCGTTTCTTGGACCGCGCCGAGATTTCTTATGATTTAAAAGACAAGTTGTATCGATCGGCGGCAGCGAAGACGCGGCTCGAGGCATGGCTGTTCGATTTGCACGCGCTTGAACTCGACCGTGACCTGCAAGATGCGATCATGGAGTTGATGCTCGACTGA
- a CDS encoding Crp/Fnr family transcriptional regulator yields MKPKWTVDDLRQLDVFTKCTARELEALLPHVYCRTYRKGQLLFMEGDPRERVYFLISGYVKLERNNETATHQYTDYLKPKQLFPYRGLMTEPYYQHSAEALTDIEVIYMPTDRFEQLVSRNASMLLHIVGQMNRILDLHERRVQDIITPSATERVLNTIHYLIEDLGEPEAEGVRVRCPFTTIEISRLSGTSRETVSNILSRLRKEEVLHFDARELMIGHPEYFEQSTV; encoded by the coding sequence ATGAAACCGAAATGGACCGTAGACGACTTGCGGCAACTCGATGTATTCACCAAATGTACCGCCCGTGAGCTCGAGGCACTGTTGCCCCATGTCTATTGTCGAACGTACCGGAAAGGACAGCTCTTATTCATGGAAGGCGATCCTCGGGAGCGCGTCTACTTTTTAATCAGCGGTTACGTGAAGCTCGAGCGCAACAACGAGACGGCGACCCATCAATATACGGACTACTTGAAACCGAAGCAACTGTTCCCGTATCGCGGCTTGATGACGGAACCGTATTATCAACATTCGGCGGAGGCGTTGACCGATATCGAGGTCATCTATATGCCGACGGACCGATTCGAACAACTCGTCTCTCGGAACGCGTCGATGTTACTCCATATCGTCGGACAGATGAATCGGATTCTCGACTTGCACGAACGACGGGTGCAGGACATCATCACTCCGAGTGCGACCGAACGCGTACTCAACACGATCCATTACTTGATTGAAGACCTCGGGGAACCGGAAGCAGAGGGGGTTCGCGTCCGGTGTCCGTTCACGACGATTGAAATCTCACGCTTATCCGGCACGTCACGGGAGACCGTGTCGAACATCTTGTCGCGCTTACGAAAAGAAGAGGTGCTTCACTTCGATGCGCGTGAATTGATGATTGGCCATCCCGAATACTTTGAACAGTCGACCGTATGA
- the cydD gene encoding thiol reductant ABC exporter subunit CydD — protein sequence MNAVKRLQALALAEKRHIVGLVIAAVMIGLSILAQAYLIVDIVDQVFLKNASFESIIPALGWLILALVTRALFGYMSGRIGASLAEKAKRTLRLQLLDRYTSNPIETSLSGQSGKKVSVFMDAVDEVDAYFSQYWPQVIQTSIIPLLILVVVFSQHWISGVIMMVTAPFIPIFFIIIGIATQKKSEQQMEKMNQFSGKFLDVLQGLTTLKLYGRTEREAQAIEKSSLDFRDATMVVLKTAFLSGLMLEFISMLSTGVVALEVALQMVVWQNLTFFSGFLILVLAPEYYLAIKDLGGAFHTGRGSMGAADRIFEALDAPDERLQWGDRTLTSRTPDLELDEASFAYEGGRFTLQPLSGVIPAGAHVALVGASGSGKTTVLNVLSGLVKPDSGRVLVDGEPLETYTDTSWYDTIGYISQNPYLFAGTVADNIALGEAADEAKILEAATAAGLNDVIAQLPNGLHTELGEGGYGLSGGERQRLALARAFLKRPGIILFDEPTTGLDLVTEQIVRRSIDELSRESTLVTVAHRLHTIKQADAIWFMDEGRLVAQGTHDELLSVPQYADLFTLQKGVRG from the coding sequence ATGAACGCAGTGAAACGACTGCAAGCTCTCGCTTTAGCTGAAAAACGCCATATCGTCGGACTCGTCATCGCCGCGGTGATGATCGGATTGTCGATTTTGGCGCAGGCGTATTTAATCGTCGATATCGTCGACCAGGTCTTTTTAAAAAATGCATCGTTTGAAAGCATCATCCCGGCGCTCGGCTGGCTCATTCTCGCCCTCGTCACGCGTGCTTTGTTCGGCTACATGTCAGGACGAATCGGAGCTAGTCTAGCGGAGAAAGCGAAACGGACACTCCGGTTGCAGTTGCTTGACCGTTATACATCGAATCCGATCGAGACATCTTTGTCCGGCCAGTCCGGAAAGAAAGTCAGCGTCTTCATGGACGCGGTCGATGAAGTCGACGCCTACTTCAGCCAATATTGGCCGCAAGTCATTCAAACGTCGATCATTCCGCTGCTCATTCTCGTCGTCGTCTTCAGCCAACATTGGATCTCGGGCGTCATCATGATGGTGACGGCGCCCTTCATCCCAATCTTTTTCATTATCATCGGGATTGCGACGCAGAAAAAATCCGAACAACAGATGGAGAAGATGAACCAGTTCTCCGGAAAGTTCTTGGACGTGTTGCAAGGATTGACGACATTGAAACTCTACGGTCGGACCGAGCGTGAGGCGCAAGCGATTGAAAAGAGCAGTCTCGACTTCCGCGACGCGACGATGGTCGTCTTGAAGACGGCGTTCTTGTCGGGTCTCATGCTCGAGTTCATCTCGATGCTCAGCACAGGGGTCGTGGCGCTCGAAGTGGCGCTGCAAATGGTCGTCTGGCAGAACTTGACGTTCTTCTCCGGCTTTTTGATTCTCGTCTTGGCTCCGGAATACTATTTGGCCATCAAAGACCTCGGCGGTGCGTTCCATACCGGACGCGGCAGCATGGGGGCGGCCGATCGTATTTTCGAGGCGCTCGACGCACCGGATGAACGTCTGCAGTGGGGCGACCGGACGTTGACGAGCCGGACACCCGACCTCGAGCTCGACGAAGCATCATTCGCCTATGAAGGGGGGCGTTTCACGCTCCAGCCTTTAAGCGGCGTGATTCCTGCCGGTGCCCACGTGGCGCTCGTCGGGGCGAGCGGGTCCGGGAAGACAACCGTCTTGAACGTGTTATCGGGGCTCGTCAAACCTGACAGCGGACGTGTCCTCGTGGACGGTGAACCGCTCGAGACGTACACCGATACGTCATGGTATGACACGATTGGCTATATCTCACAAAATCCGTATTTGTTCGCCGGCACCGTCGCCGATAATATCGCCCTCGGTGAGGCGGCGGACGAAGCGAAGATTCTCGAGGCGGCGACGGCAGCCGGGTTGAACGATGTCATCGCTCAGTTGCCGAACGGTCTTCATACCGAACTCGGTGAAGGGGGTTACGGCTTATCCGGAGGCGAACGGCAGCGGCTCGCCTTGGCCCGGGCCTTCTTGAAACGTCCCGGCATCATCTTGTTCGATGAACCGACGACCGGACTTGATTTAGTGACCGAACAAATCGTTCGGCGCTCAATCGATGAGTTGTCACGTGAGTCAACGCTCGTCACGGTCGCGCATCGTCTGCATACGATCAAACAAGCCGATGCGATTTGGTTCATGGACGAAGGGCGTCTCGTCGCCCAAGGCACACATGACGAACTGCTCAGCGTTCCGCAATACGCTGACTTATTCACGCTACAGAAAGGGGTGAGAGGATGA
- the cydC gene encoding thiol reductant ABC exporter subunit CydC, which translates to MNSLWTITKWMMREKKDIILSVFFGYVAGIAAVALFAASGYLVSRAGLVPPLYALMVPVVLIKLFGVIRASARYQERLASHRATFTILSELRVRFYRQLEPLVPSIFAKYRSGDLLARVVGDVESLQNYFLRVFYPPIILVLVFLSTIFFVTYFSVWVSVWILFGVFVTGFLIPAFFARVRAKHDRELRTLRGDLSSGMTEMMYGYRDLLLHHRLGQTRNELLEQSDRYADAQKRDVTNQFFNSSLVVAASLLVSWGVLAIGAYLVVDGELNGLFLAMLIMMSLTAFENATPMAVFPGHFADSKQAADRLLEVVEPSEAIVAAESARTDVALETAPDVSFERVSYRYPDTFRDVLSGVDVTLRGGSKTVIVGPSGSGKSTLLQLLLAFVRPESGEIRLNGQRLDNVTQASVWREASVVLQENHFFFGTVRENLELAGNFSDAEMEAALASVRLGFSLDEPVLEKGTNLSGGERQRLAIARALLKNGLLWILDEATSALDARTEADVFAEILRQADEATLVMVSHRLTGLERFDHIIVMESGRIVETGSYDELMQAHGVFYGLKQIEQDIFA; encoded by the coding sequence ATGAATTCCCTTTGGACGATCACGAAATGGATGATGCGAGAGAAAAAGGATATCATCCTCTCGGTCTTCTTTGGTTATGTCGCTGGCATCGCAGCCGTCGCTTTGTTCGCGGCGAGCGGATACCTCGTCTCACGGGCTGGGCTCGTGCCGCCGCTGTATGCGCTCATGGTGCCCGTCGTTTTGATTAAACTGTTCGGTGTGATTCGGGCGAGTGCGCGCTATCAGGAGCGTCTCGCCTCGCACCGGGCGACGTTCACGATTTTGAGCGAACTCCGGGTCCGATTTTATCGTCAACTCGAGCCGCTCGTCCCGAGCATCTTTGCCAAATATCGGAGTGGGGACTTGCTCGCTCGCGTCGTCGGTGACGTCGAGAGCTTGCAGAACTATTTTTTACGGGTGTTCTATCCGCCGATTATCTTGGTACTCGTCTTCTTGAGCACGATTTTCTTCGTCACATACTTCTCGGTCTGGGTCAGCGTTTGGATCTTGTTCGGCGTCTTCGTGACCGGTTTTTTGATCCCGGCCTTCTTCGCCCGTGTCCGTGCCAAGCATGACCGGGAACTCCGTACCTTGCGAGGAGACCTGTCGAGTGGGATGACGGAGATGATGTACGGCTATCGCGACCTGTTGTTGCACCATCGGCTTGGTCAAACGCGCAACGAACTGCTTGAACAGAGCGACCGCTACGCCGATGCCCAAAAACGAGATGTGACGAACCAGTTCTTCAACTCCTCGCTCGTCGTGGCGGCGTCCTTACTCGTCTCATGGGGTGTTTTGGCCATCGGGGCCTATCTTGTCGTCGACGGGGAATTAAATGGCCTCTTCTTGGCCATGCTCATCATGATGTCGCTCACCGCGTTTGAGAACGCGACACCGATGGCAGTCTTCCCAGGCCACTTTGCTGACAGCAAGCAAGCGGCCGATCGACTGCTCGAAGTGGTCGAGCCGAGTGAAGCGATTGTCGCTGCCGAGTCGGCCCGTACCGACGTAGCGCTCGAGACAGCACCTGACGTATCGTTCGAACGCGTGAGCTATCGCTACCCGGACACGTTCCGTGACGTGCTGAGCGGCGTCGACGTGACGTTACGAGGCGGTTCAAAGACCGTTATCGTCGGACCGAGCGGCTCAGGGAAATCGACACTACTTCAACTGTTGCTCGCTTTTGTCAGACCTGAGTCTGGTGAGATCCGATTGAATGGACAGCGGTTGGACAATGTGACCCAAGCATCGGTCTGGCGTGAAGCCAGCGTCGTCCTTCAAGAGAACCACTTCTTCTTCGGGACGGTGCGAGAGAACTTGGAGCTCGCCGGTAATTTCTCGGACGCTGAGATGGAAGCGGCACTCGCGAGTGTCCGCCTCGGTTTCTCGCTCGACGAGCCCGTCCTTGAGAAAGGGACGAACTTATCGGGCGGCGAGCGGCAACGTCTTGCCATCGCCCGAGCCTTGTTGAAGAATGGATTGCTCTGGATACTTGACGAAGCGACATCGGCCCTCGATGCGCGGACCGAGGCGGACGTGTTCGCCGAGATTTTGCGTCAAGCCGATGAAGCGACGCTCGTCATGGTCAGCCATCGTCTGACTGGGCTCGAACGTTTCGATCACATCATCGTCATGGAGTCCGGACGCATCGTCGAGACCGGATCGTATGATGAACTGATGCAGGCACACGGTGTCTTCTATGGCTTGAAACAAATCGAACAAGATATCTTTGCATGA
- a CDS encoding IS3 family transposase (programmed frameshift) — MSKKIFTSKEIDALAANPYVKSVSPKGITYTDEFKELFIAQTLEGKFPVEIFRGCGFDVEVLGERRMSSCKNRWTRAYRKDGVMGLRDTRSSNSGRWRDKELSTEERYAKLEAENKLLKAEVELLKEIRLAEGKRKAGLNASQKYELIQGVIIKHKMKGMVSHLCQVAGVSRQGYHAYFSERRRQTRQERESKDVALRDLVLKAFHFKKRKKGARQIKMVLSGHFGVTMNLKCIRRIMRKYNIVCPIRKAKPYKRLIKATAEHRVVPNRLKREFKQGTPYKVLLTDITYIFYGNGKRAYLSTIVDGSTNEVLAHQLSENINLDIVLDTLKRLRKNRRIRLDKDAFIHSDQGGHYTSPTYQKEVKRMKLGQSMSRRGNCWDNAVQESFFGHFKDIVELKACTTFDSLQREIRKTINYYNHHRYQWNMKKMTPVQYRNHLLESA, encoded by the exons GTGTCGAAGAAGATATTTACGTCAAAAGAAATAGATGCGCTAGCCGCAAATCCTTACGTTAAATCTGTGAGCCCGAAAGGGATCACGTATACCGATGAGTTTAAGGAACTTTTTATAGCACAGACGTTGGAAGGAAAGTTCCCTGTGGAAATCTTCCGGGGATGTGGATTCGATGTGGAGGTACTCGGTGAACGGCGTATGAGTTCTTGTAAAAATCGTTGGACACGAGCTTACCGAAAAGATGGGGTAATGGGGCTGCGCGATACACGATCAAGTAATTCAGGACGTTGGAGAGATAAAGAGCTGTCGACAGAAGAACGGTACGCGAAGCTCGAGGCCGAAAACAAACTGTTGAAAGCAGAGGTCGAACTATTAAAGGAGATCCGCCTGGCGGAAGGGA AGAGGAAAGCTGGACTTAACGCATCGCAAAAGTATGAGCTGATTCAAGGTGTCATCATCAAGCACAAAATGAAGGGGATGGTCAGCCATCTCTGCCAGGTGGCCGGGGTGTCACGTCAGGGATACCACGCCTATTTCTCGGAACGGAGGAGACAGACCAGACAGGAGCGCGAATCGAAAGACGTGGCTCTTCGTGACCTCGTTCTGAAGGCGTTCCACTTCAAGAAGCGCAAGAAGGGTGCTAGGCAGATCAAGATGGTGCTGTCTGGTCATTTCGGTGTGACGATGAACCTGAAGTGTATCCGACGTATCATGCGGAAATACAACATCGTGTGTCCAATCCGCAAGGCGAAGCCATACAAACGGCTCATTAAGGCGACGGCCGAGCACCGGGTGGTGCCGAATCGCCTCAAACGCGAATTCAAACAGGGCACTCCCTACAAGGTGCTTCTCACCGATATCACCTACATATTTTACGGGAACGGTAAGCGAGCCTATCTTTCGACCATCGTGGACGGTTCGACCAATGAGGTACTGGCGCATCAACTCTCTGAGAACATCAATCTCGACATTGTATTGGATACGTTGAAGCGTTTACGGAAGAACCGGAGGATTCGCTTGGACAAGGACGCATTCATCCATTCAGATCAAGGAGGGCACTACACGAGCCCGACCTATCAGAAAGAGGTGAAGCGTATGAAGCTAGGTCAATCCATGTCCCGACGGGGCAACTGTTGGGATAACGCTGTCCAGGAATCATTCTTTGGACATTTCAAGGATATCGTCGAGTTAAAGGCCTGTACCACGTTCGATTCACTACAGCGTGAAATCCGAAAAACCATTAACTATTACAACCATCATCGTTATCAATGGAACATGAAAAAGATGACTCCCGTACAGTACAGGAATCATCTCCTTGAATCAGCATAA